The Sesamum indicum cultivar Zhongzhi No. 13 linkage group LG1, S_indicum_v1.0, whole genome shotgun sequence genome includes a window with the following:
- the LOC105156883 gene encoding uncharacterized protein LOC105156883, with the protein MENDVSPLADEGCAEFSDGTKHSVRSSGDIHLTNKICLTNMLHVSDLKFNLLYVSKLCNTSSIRFKFYPSYCVMQDHKAKEVVAVGCMLGRLYHLKKQSFDKKFINRMMNYNKEYGLSTSTVTFETWHRKLRHISQNRMMHIGLIRGNKTEASTCEEPRSFTQANQIKEWREAMSDELEALERNNTWRITKLPQRHSEEIIADIKLYLDKLFTIKDLGPARYFLGLEIARSNGGLTITQAKYTRDIIQDSQAKETSIPLPSRVKLTAFAGKPLPNLEAYRRLLGRLLI; encoded by the exons ATGGAGAATGATGTGTCCCCTCTAGCTGATGAAGGATGTGCAGAGTTTTCAG ATGGAACCAAGCATTCTGTAAGAAGTTCTGGAGACATACACCTTACTAACAAAATATGTCTTACTAATATGTTGCATGTATCTGATTTGAAGTTTAACTTGCTTTATGTCAGTAAGCTTTGCAATACTTCTAGCATTAGGTTTAAATTCTATCCATCCTATTGTGTTATGCAAGACCACAAGGCTAAAGAAGTGGTTGCAGTAGGATGCATGTTAGGAAGACTTTATCACCTCAAGAAACAATCTTTTgacaagaaatttataaatagaatgATGAATTACAACAAGGAATATGGTCTTAGTACATCCACAGTCACTTTTGAAACATGGCATAGGAAACTAAGacatatttctcaaaatagAATGATGCATATTGGCTTGATACGTGGGAATAAAACTGAAGCTTCAACCTGTGAG GAACCAAGGTCATTTACACAAGCTAATCAGATAAAGGAATGGAGAGAAGCAATGTCAGATGAACTAGAAGCTTTAGAAAGAAATAACACATGGAGAATAACAAAATTACCTCAAC GACATTCAGAAGAAATCATTGCAGACATCAAACTCTATTTGGACAAATTATTCACCATCAAAGATCTTGGTCCAGCAAGGTATTTTCTAGGACTGGAGATTGCAAGATCAAATGGAGGACTTACTATCACTCAAGCCAAGTATACCAGAGATATAATACAAGACTCACAAGCCAAGGAAACAAGCATTCCACTACCATCACGTGTTAAACTCACAGCATTTGCAGGAAAACCACTACCTAATCTTGAAGCTTACAGAAGGCTACTAGGAAGGCTGTTGATCTAG